The sequence ggaaaggtgTAACGGTCGCGGAACAGAGGTTAAAGAAAACTCTCAACAAACGCCGTGATTTCGATCGAATACGCGCGGTGCTTTATTTGTGATTCGGTAGAAGTTGAGCGCGCACGGCACTGATTTGCGTAAGTGCTAAGGAAGCGCGTTTTACAAGAGCGTTGGAATCAAATGTGTTATCTGAGCGCGATGAACAGAGAGTCTctccgcttcgccgagggggttcccgaataggcccaagtcggcgaacgcggtggtccgcgattggcggatcgatcgcagagtcgattgtttcgggattcgaatcgaggtagtttacgggtcacgacggcgagccgttgagaacgcggtgtcgaaaataataacacacggcgtgtgttcttgaaataggtagaaaaacccaggggtctcaatcgaccggtaaacttctcgatttgaatcccgaacagtgacgtagatttattagtttatGACATACAGAGTGTCGATTAAAATACCACGACAAATAACAGAAATATGTTCTCGAAACAGAAATGTAATTACTTTCTTGCAAGATATATCTGGAATTATGATTAAGTATATTTGAAATAAACAGTTTTATACATGTAGATGAATTCCATATATTTTAATTTCCTACTTCAATTTTCTAAATATAGAATGCTAGTTACAATTCACATTGTTATCTTCTACTTTCGGAGAAAGACTTTTACAAAGTAACGATTTATAAGAGAAATAACTTGTAACAACGTAGTATCATCCATATCACTGACTGTTGTACTTTTTACTTTTACATATCGAGTACAAAGATCTCCATTAGTCGTGTACTCGAGCAATCTGTCTTCTGAAAAAGATTTACACCAGAAAGATGGGAGAAAGTGGTCGCTAGTGATGGGCAATACTTTgaatgaaatgtttttgttccttataatttaaataaagcttttattttgtaaaagaaacagcgagaacttattcaaggtcctaatagtaataaataatttatattaaccAAACTAAAGCATTTTTTATATAGACCAATATCCTTCAATAACTTGTAACAACGCAGTTTCATCCATATCACTGACTGTTGTACTTTTTACTTTTACATATCGAGTACAAAGATCTCCGTTAGTCGTGTACTCGAGCAATCTGTCTTCTGAAAAAGATTTACATTAGATAGCTAATAGAATTCATCTCAGTTTGGGGATAGAGATATTTACCTGTACTAAATGTTCCACTAAAGCAAGTTCCATTATACGCATCACTTTCATCGCTGTCTGAAAacgaatttaaaatattttacttgaaGCATACGTCGAACGTAGCGTAGGTAATGTATGAAAACGTACCACTTGACTTATAAACATAGTGATGTTGTTCATAATCTTTATTAAACATCTTCAAAAATTGACCAATTGGCGGTATCCCGGAAACTAAATTATCTTGGAATAACTTAATATTGGCGATCCTTTCTCTATTGGCACGAGTACGAATCCGTGTGACTTTTAAGTTTTTTAATAAACGTTCGTAATCAGTCGTTTCATCTTTGATTTGCTTTAAGTTCTCTGTAaatctattttattaaaatattagtgCAAAGAAACAAAAAGAATGACACGTATTAAAAGCGCGTGAAACCTTACCTTAAAGATCCACAAATTCAACAGCGTGGTTTGGAAACGTTGCGCAGGGGTATTATTAAAGGACTCAACGATGTTGTTAGTCCTCACTGGAGAACCGGATACGCTAACTTTGGAAGAAATAGGAAGCCACACATTGCGCAGATATGCCATAACCAGAAGTACAATTGGAAATGTGCCGCATGTACGGTCAGCGACTAACTGAATTTGATGTAATGGTTCTGGAAACATATCGGATGGAGCTAAAGGCATAGTCATGGCCATTGACAGAATTTCTCTCGGTGCTCCATGCAACCCCAACTTCTTCCACTTCCTTAATAGAGcctgaataataaaaaaaggaTTATTCGATTCTCTATTCAGCACGTTCACGAGGTAAGTATTGCaaaaaatacatgaaaaatgCCAAGAGTTATATTCTACCTGAGTAAAATGAAACCAGCATCCATGTATGGTAACCCTGGGGAATTGTGCTTGTACACTTTCCATAGCAGCTCTCTCGTAGTCACACATGACAGTTTCTAAGTTGTCTTGCAATCGTGGAACAAGAGAAACTATTTTTCTCCATATCTCTTCGTACATTGCCTTAGTACGACATTCACATAAAACGAAAATGGTAGCGATTCCCTGTAAattaacatcattttttaatctgACAATGTGAGATAAGCGTAATGGAAATTATCAATAGTGGTATACCGTGTCATTGTAACGTATGTGTACAGTGTAGAGTTGATGAAAAGGAGGCATTCGTGGTACCACCTAATAACAGATAAAATGTGATCAAATAGTAGACTTTCTTTACTTGAAAGATATTAATCATATAAATGGTTTATGTTAAATACTTACGGAAAAAGTACCATCCATATATAGTTCTTTGGCATTTTCTAATGCAGTTAGCAATGTAGTATTTGAGAAAATTAGAGCGTATTTGTTATCGTTCGAGATTGCACATCCCTTGTAAATTTCTTTCAGGACATcataattttctaatattttgtgCGCATTCTGCACAGTTTTTGGCAAACCTGGCCGTGATTTTGTCTTCTTCCTTGACATTACCGATTTCATACTATTGTATGAAATATATGTTGCTGCGTCAGAATTTGTACGACAAATATTATCAAAGATGTCTTTATTATTTACTGAAAAGGATTGTTACTGCATTCCTCGAGCATGGCTGATTTCAATTTTAGTATTTCTGCACAGCGCGGGTCGTCAGGATGAGTGTGTGGTTTTTGCACAAAATAATGATCATCTTTTTGAATTAATGTTCCTGTACATTTGTTAGTTTGTCGACCAGAACAACGGTAGATCTTTGGATTCTTAGAATCTTTGTTATAAGAATATCCTTCGTaaacgtatacatatgtattttttcttctcccattaaaaatttccattttacaTGCAGGTAGTTATGAAATTCACTTCTTGATagtatattgaaaatatgaataattatgtACGTAAATTTCTTCTCAAATGATAACAGTccagacaaccaactgctccgttctgcagctgtactgcgccgcagctatgtcgcgttttggatccctgctgccgcgccactgcacggagaacggggctcgattttgcctcgccgtaagcgggcaacacggtcgcgccaggtcgcattaatgtaggacgtgctatgtggtagatgtcgctaaagtaaatgtctattatacaaatgtgtagcagcagcagtctttctttttactgacaaaattaatatttttatttaaattacatactacatactatcaggtcgttccgaaagtaatttcgtttatcgtgtagggatggcaatgcttccgtttgtcattactagactgcgaatctttctgcaaagtagaaattgactacatcgattgcaagaaatagaaatcaaattgaatgttatttcttcagcaaaggagaaaacgaaatgactttccgaacgagctaatacattaacatattacaataggagagctgcataaagtctaaataaaatcaatctcatcattttcatacaaagaaacatttaccagttacttttaaggttcggtaggtgtagagggttgaaacgtcttcgtgcaaaaaaatgtgtcgtagaagggaaaagaaacttaatttataattttcggatcgagcgcgtttccagctacccgagtgcatcgggctgcccgggagtgtctcgatctcgtcgggcgggttcggaaagaatcggacaagttcgggcgagcgagttttcgcgctactcgagattcaattctgcgttcgcacgaacttgtccgcttctgtctgacgtctgaacgcgctcgacgaagtcgagccactctcgggccaccgggccacctgatagtgtgtcacggatagactgcggatctttatgcaaaataaaaaatgtcagcgtcgattacaggaaatagaaactaaattgaatgtcatctcttcccttaatgattttaatagaggagaaatcatatattgacatcttcaatttaaaaaattttccaacaactatcaatttcatctactcaagtttgctataaatgcataaagatccgcagtctattcgtgacatatcaagcggcccgagagtggctcgacttcgtcgagtgatttgaaaattacagtcaaaacgtgttggtcgaggaagtgtcgacttccagctcaatagtaatgacctgtcataaatctctctgtagagaacagcaccgggaacggcactgaaagaaatcgagtctaccgggttgggtctgcctgggtctgcctagcccgaccccagccgcgcgcccgtggtctgcctagcccgaccccagccgcgcgcccgtagtctcaatgtgttgacttcgatggggcacgctgcgtagtatgtgtgaccgctgtaataagtatttcaatacagccgaaaatgcgtgtgaaacgagtcctgcccaGGGGATgcaagctgccgtgttaaagaagtggccagtatttcagcgccacctcagtagtagggccgaactaatggcagtatatatagatataaagcagtagacggttgtaaaaaaaactgtttaccccaacaggattcgaacctcggtctaccgcttggtagtccaactctttagctgattggcccaccgacgatcttataaaagcattgaaaattttggtatatgtatcgcaaaaactgcagcgacaccaacgccacCTCAGTACTAGGGTCGAACTACATATACTGAACCAACTATTTCTATTtcagcttacaccccctggtcctgcctcctccactctgatccaatcgtccgcgcattcgcacctagacacgtcaccgtaatcctgcctgggaaccttctcctcaggcttacaccaagtacaatgtcaccagttcga is a genomic window of Lasioglossum baleicum chromosome 14, iyLasBale1, whole genome shotgun sequence containing:
- the LOC143215871 gene encoding uncharacterized protein LOC143215871 yields the protein MLRAPKFECSRLIENERSRDRAVLSTHELLRALHVVYGNRANTDAASRMYSITTYLQLRYRESGRDIRLEGPNNVRISGARSGDRSWVMTERAQNCGSGDTYKLKTRSPIGVEHLSRVYMKSVMSRKKTKSRPGLPKTVQNAHKILENYDVLKEIYKGCAISNDNKYALIFSNTTLLTALENAKELYMDGTFSVVPRMPPFHQLYTVHIRYNDTGIATIFVLCECRTKAMYEEIWRKIVSLVPRLQDNLETVMCDYERAAMESVQAQFPRVTIHGCWFHFTQVEYNSWHFSCIFCNTYLVNVLNRESNNPFFIIQALLRKWKKLGLHGAPREILSMAMTMPLAPSDMFPEPLHQIQLVADRTCGTFPIVLLVMAYLRNVWLPISSKVSVSGSPVRTNNIVESFNNTPAQRFQTTLLNLWIFKIYRELKANQR